In the Pogona vitticeps strain Pit_001003342236 chromosome 2, PviZW2.1, whole genome shotgun sequence genome, tatatttgtATAACTTAAAATTATAGTTAATCAAAAGTGGGGCACGAGGGATGGCCAGCAACCTTTGAGGATCATGTCAAGAAAGCGGAtactggattatttatttattttcccaaaaATTATATATATGGAAAGCACAATGAGATTAACAAGCTGGAGAAACATTTCCCTAATCTATGTTATTTATTGCCATGGGAAATTGTAAGGTCTGTAATATAACTGGATTTAAGCAGGAATAATCCACCGCTGGTTCTATGCTAAACTCACAGAGAAGTACAGTCACAAAAATGTCCCTAAAAATTCAGAATCTAGGCTGGTATAACAATGGTGGATTTCAGAACaaccattctgtttttttttttaattgggtgaAAACGTAAGTCATGCTAAAGGCAACCCTGTTACAGCCATGACTTGTTTTCCCCATGGACTTCAGTGAGTCTACTCCAAGCCTGTATACAGTAATGCTGAATCGGAATCCTGCAAAACATTTGTTAGTATTCATAGTGTGTAGACTTTTCACCTTCTGGTAATGCTTTGACCCATGAAATGATTTAATGTAGTAAGATCTTAATAAGGATCCAATTACTATGCTGCTCTGatccatatgagccttcttccTCAATAAAAGTGGGTTGAGGGTGGGCTTATGGGgtattatttactgtatttgtttgtttattccatttatatcttGGATTTTTCATAACTGGGACTCAGAGCAAGATTAATTTAAAAGGTACCAATCAAAACACAGAAAGGTTCCAATCTTAAAATAGCATTAATCAAATTACAATAGTAAATCACAattgaattaaaaacaattttaaaacacatcaATAAAGAAAGACATCAGCTATCCATTAAAAGCCCATTATTCAGCACCCAGTCAGTGGCTAAAGCCCTCTTCAGTGGAAAGGTCTTTGCGGACTTAAAGAAGGAGAGTAAGGGAGAGGCACCCTGGCATCCTTCAGAAAGAGATCCATGGCCTTCAGACATCCATCCGCTATGTATATGAGCCTACAAACTGAGGTCTTACATTGCACAGGTGGTTGTATAAGGTTCATACAAcgtgctgcagctaattgtggtgAATTGATTAAGTGCTGGACAGAGGTATCAGCACTGGCAACTTGATAGCATCTTCTACTCAAATTGAAGGAAACAAACTAGTTTAGGGGAAGTGTGGCACACACAACTTTGTTCTCCAAGACATCAGGATGGTCAGAGAACCTAGGAGGACCAACTGGGAGGCTGCCACACCTGCCCCTAGCATTAATTCCCTCAGGCAGTTACCTTCCTCTGTCCAGTGTTAGGGCCAGCCTTGTCGCTGTTTGATGAGGAGCATGTTGCCATGTATTTACAAACCAAGAGAGATGAGAAATATTTAAGAGAACCCAATCTAAATTTTGTTATAATTCTACTCGGTGCTCAGAAGTCACTTTGTAGGTAACTTTTGAAGCCACTGCGTGGATGCAGCAATGGCAAAACTTTGAAGGTTGCTGAGAAAACTCATTTTGGGGGAGATTGCTGTGTTAGAGATGACAAGAACCCAAAGTTAAGCAGCCATAGTAAGAGGATTTGTCTTGCGATTACTAGCCTTCATCATAAGTGTGTCACCAAGCAAGATTTAAGACAATGAGACAGCACCACTTGACTGCGTAATGCTCAAGAATCTATGTGCACCCACCACCCTTCTGCCTAGGGATAGCTTTACGCAGAGAGCACTAGAGGATGGAGGCTGAGGTAAGAATTGGCCATTTGCAAATcaccaaagaagaggaaatgtacGTATCCCACCCAAAAAGAGAGGACAAAAGAAAGAACAGACATGCATAAAATATGTATATACTTAATTTATATGTctagatgcaaatttagaaataattactacAGTTGAAATTGAGATGTAATATGAGTCACCCTGCTGGAAAAGACCACATCCAGATGAGCTGTCTGCTGCCCAGATGCCACATATTGTTAAGGGCAGCTTCCAGGAATGGGAAGGGATCTCAGCATCACTAAGATTCTGCTTGAATCTGGCTGTCTTGGGGTAGTGAAACAGTTCCTTGAGAATTCTCCAACCTCCTCAAGAGATCTTGGCTATGGTGCAATGCCacatatgtgtgcgtgtgtgcgtgcacgtgcaTACACATGTATGTTTGCAATGTGCCCCAAACACAATTTATGTAAAGCTTTTAGTCCTGCACAATGGCagtgtcttttccttttgtgcAGTTAAGCAGACACACAACAAACACAACTGAAGAGGGTGGATTGATCACAATGACACAAACCCATCCAACAGCCCACTTTTATTAGTTTGTGCAGTGAGGCACCATTTTCCTCAAGAgtgcacaaaaacacacaaaaaaggcatAGTTTTGTTTCCTGAGAGTGACCAAAGCATcaacaacatcatcaacaacaaagcGACCACTGCCTTGTGGTGTTTcctatttattttgaaagaatagATCAAATTAGGATTTATAGCCCAATAAAGTTATGGCCTCAAAAAAACCCTTTTTTGACTAATTGAGTTGATCATAGCCTAAACAACCCTGAAAATGGGTGAAACGGAGGATGGCTTCTAGTGCAGAGCTATGCTCTCATAACATATGGAAGAAAGGACCATCCTCTGGAAAATAGGACAAATAGCTAGTCTCCCTAATGAAGATAAGTCTTTaagtgtgtctctgtgttgtaGTTGGAAGCAAGGTCCACCCGTCCCTCTTCAGTAGATCTATGGATCCATTCCTGCCCCTTCCTTGTTCCTCTGTTGGAACAGTTGTCCGGTCTAAATCTGGattaaagaaaaggggggagggggcaggggggaggtAAACAAGAGTCTTCACGTTACATCAGCAGTTAGCAGAGGGAGAGCAGAATGAGCAGGCAGGTACACCGATCACGTGGATAAATCTTCACCACTAATGACATTTCCATTTCAGTTGTGATAATTCTTTCCAAAGTTGCATCTAAACATACAAATTAGCATATATTTTACAACAGACCTTCCCTGTTGGGAATGTAGTGCTTGTCTTATTTTTCCTGATAATGGACAAAAAGCAGCACTGCTTTTGCCAGTTGTTCCAAAACGATAGCAATGTAGACACCAGATGAATCTCTTAGGAGGGGACATTCCATGGTCAAGATACAGCTGGGAAAGGGCTTCTCCTGTGTGGCTGAACTGTACACCTTTGCTAAGGAAGCCACCTGGGGAAGGCCCTCCGTGGAAGGTTTTAAAGGAGGGGCTGCAGTGAAGCGGAACTCAGCTCTCATGATCAGTTTGCCACTGTACTGTTGGTAAAGATCTTGTGTCATTAAAGCTGGACACAGGCACATATTTCTCCTACCATGTGTGTGCAGGAATGAGAACGCTTCATCTCTTGCATTCCTGGCTATCACACAGGTATGGAAGGCTTATGGGGAGCTGGGAGGCTTTAATTCTAACTTTTCTCTGTAGAAAAATCAAAGAATTCCCATTAGAAAAGGCAGGATAGCCTGCCCTCATGCAGAAGTGGTCTCAGATAATTATATCACAAGCCTGAGACCCTCCCGCACACCATAATTAGAATGCTAGTTCAGCCAGCCCTTACCTTGTCTATGGGTTCTCCACAGCCATAACTGTGTTTTGCTTCAAATCTAGCAGGGAAGCAAAGGATAGATAAGTGACATTGCCTTTTAAACAAAAGCATGCATGATCAGCGATATCACCTGCCCAGGGGTGAAGAAGCCCAAGGGAAACCTGAAACCTGAGTGCTTGCTTTTAATGTACAAAATATCAGTGGTTGCAGTGGGGGAGGATCTCTACAGGGGAAACTCAGGAGTGAAAGGATCTGGCTAATGTGCTGGACTATCAGATTAGGGCCGTCGAAAATCAAACCGCTTCCATCACTGTCCAAGGAGAGGCTCTGTCTCGTTGCTTAATGCGAACGCAGCCGTGCTGTTGGCACTCCAGGGAAAGCAGGGCCCTGCTCCGGCAATATGCAGCAGGCTGTGAGTTTTAAAATCCTATTAAGCAGGAACCAACAGTAGCAAAAAGAAAGCAGGTATCCCCTAGTGGGGATTTAAAGATGTTTAGACATAATTGGATTTTCCAAGCAGATGTCATTATTGTTAAACAGTTGCCCGCTTGATATGTTCAAGTTGTTGGCTGTAATTGCTAAAATTAGCAGGTCTGCTCAGAGCAAAGGTCAGTTGCTTAACATCATGATTTAGTAGTTTGTGGAGTAATTTCAAATGCTTTTATgtattcttctatttttttttaaaaaaaaatctggtttgcGTTTTACAGCCCAAAAGCTTTTTAAAGTAGCTTTGGGCTGTTAATAAAATAATAGCTTAGGCTGTCTAGGCAAACTGCTGCTGACACTCAGCGGGCAAAGTGCATTTGAGCCAAATtggttttatgtatttttaaaaagtctcagcACAACAAAGACCTCACATTTCACTTTGGGGCCCAAGGTTGTTTTACTGAGGCTTCTTTGCACGAGAGGCAGCTGCTTCTTTTCTCCCTGTGTGCCCTTGTGACCATCCACAGGATCAGAACTCACTTAGAGACATGTCCGATGTCACTGCTGGCCTAACACAGGTTGCTATTCGGAGGCAAAGGGGAAGATGATGCCTTCTTTCCAGTTGACCTATAGAAGATGACTGGACTTGTGCCTGAATCCTCCTTCCCCGATAGCCATGCAATATTTTTTCTATTACAcctgagcagagcttggaaacaacaTGTTAAAGTTAACATGTTAAAAAGAAATTCTCTCAAATGCAAGGCAAAAGCACTACTTTATCTTAACACTTAAAAAATAATGGTTTAAAAGAAAAGTTAATGTTTCTCATATGGCATAAAATAGGTACCTTTGCTCCATTTGTGGGTCCACGTGCTTGCTTACTCCCTGGTAACTGAGTATAGTAGATAAATTTAAGTCAGACAGCATAGTAGACTAGAGTGCATTTCATAGCATCAAGATACAACAAAACAAGCCATAGATGTAAATTTTCATAAACTGATTCCTAGAAGTGCCAGAAGATTTTGTTCTTACAGCAACACAGCCAGTAGATGAAATACTTCAGTGTCCAAAGATAAATTTATGGGAGGGGCCATCCAAATAATCTTAGTTTACTTACTCTTCCACTGGCCAGTTTTGCTCCAAATGCAGGCTTTGAAAGTGTATCTCAGACCACATTATGTGTGGATGACTGGAAGCCAGTTCTTTTCAGTTGTGTGAATGTCCCATGGAAGCGGTGGGTGTGGCGAGAAATTCTGCACCCTGTGAGAAGTAAGATTGGAGCTGCTGAGTAGCCTTTTATTAAGGTTACGTTTTTCAAGCAAATCTTCTCTAGTGTTCTGGTAAAGAAACACATTTGATAGTGgtcaaataaattatttatgGGCCAGTAACAAAGGAAGAGgctgtgtggtccttgtacaaGGGTGGATgccacctttattagaccactaatatCTGGCCCACAGAGGCTAGCTTTGAACTCCACGTGAGTCTTCATTAGGCTGGGTGTGATGCAACTGGGGATCATAGAGAAAAAACATGAAAACTCTAGAATCCTTGGCCAGGGTCTTTGTTTAAAAGCAAGTTCCACAATGAGGAGCTACTGGATGACGTGCACCCATATTAGCACAAGAATCTGTTGTGCATGCATTTGTAGAACTGAGTTGCAgcccagcacctcatcagttagttgCCATTACTCACACCAAGTTTTGCAAACCCGACATGGACACCAATAAGACACTAGCCAGGAATATATATACTCTTAGGGATCAATGGTGACAACTTGCATGCCGTTCACTGGAAACTCCATctattgaaaaactaataatttaattaattaataacataATTCAACAAATTAAATGCTTTCAGAGCCAATCATTGACAGCAATATGTCCACATTTCTAATGTTTAACCCAAGTGAATCAATTTTGAGACCTGGCATTCTAACCTTTGCACTGGAGGCAGAAGGCTGGTGTTAGGGGTAGCAGATCGGGTTGTATGGCATAGACAGCTTTGTCCTCCTAAAAACAGGAGCAACTGGAAATTTCACTAAACATGTGGAAAGCTGGTACTGCTGCCCCTTGGATCTGCCACCTGAGACATTTGCTTCAGTCTTGTAAGTGAGAGCCAGCCTTAAAAGGTATGAATCAAGTCTCAACTGGTGCTCTCCTAGTACAATTTCCAGGACTGCAGGACCTCCTGAAATAATCTGTGAAAATTCAAATAACTTTTTCACATCATCTTTGTACTCAGGGATGAGCAGAAAGGCTTGTGCAGAAGGAGAAAAATGCAGTTGAGAGACTTCCTCTGGCttccagcatctctctctctctctttccccctccccactctcATGTCATCTGGATGTAGCTAAGTACTGGCATTGTCTTATTGACTCTTTTTGATTGACATATTAGCACAAGGAGCTGCCTTTGGCCTCTGTAATATTTAGGTGCAGATACTTAGTGTCATGTTCCCAGATAAGAGATAACAAACTTAGTAAACTGTGTCTCCTTTATTGGATGTCACTGATTCAGGAGAAGATACTATTTTACAGTGCTGGcatctttttcaaaaatgaagtATGCAGGTGTCTTGAAGTATCAAAACTTTTGGAATCAAACCCAACCAACTAGTGTCTAATGTTCATGTTCTTTAATGACTAGATGTCTGTACTGTACATCTCTTGTATGTAGGGATGCCCTATAGAACCGTGATAGGccagggattctgagagttgtagtcagagagagagagagcgagcaagggggtgggaagagaaacTTTCCCCAGCTCTGGCATTGGGAAGGGCATTTGGACTTTATCATGGACTTCTTTCCAACTACAGGACTGAAACTATAGTTGCAATGTTGCTTATCTATCACATGCTGGTTGAGTGTTCCCCAAGTTCTGCGGATATAAGAGAAATTCTCCCCTCCCTGTACACATTTTCTGTGGGGCTAAATACGGCAACAAGACATAAATGTAATGTATTATTTGGCCTGAATAATTGTAGTTGgcatctgttgttttttttcacgGAAAAGTTTAGTAGAAATACTTTTTTATGACCAAAATCAAATATTTATTCCCATTTGGAATagagccattgaatcaacagggctTTGGCGAGTCAATACTTACTTAATATAGTATGTGTTGATTCAATGAATCTGCTCTAGCTGGGAATAACCATTGGGAACCATACACGAATCAGTGATCTACTGCTAGATGCGGACAGCGTTTTCTAATGTAGGTACTGTTACTCTGTCTCATCCAATATTGCTTTATTCTCACAGGTAGGAGCTCTTTAGGACTGCAGGCAAAGATCCGTTCAGATCATACTGTCTAAAATCCTTTCAACTGGAGATGTGTGACAATTGAACCAGAGCCATCTGCATTTGAAGTACGTACTGTATGGACTTTATCCTAGAGCAATGGGTTGTTAGGCCTTCCTACCTCATGTGTACATCTATGAaatgttctctccccccctccttttttgcattttcatgtgattttaaaattcCACAATAAACATTTTGTTCTTTACACCTATAAAGTAATGCCGATTAGCCCATTCAGTACGGTACACTGCAACTTGTAGGCAAAAGGCTGCTAGGCCATAAACCTCTGTGGGTGATCTTCAGCAAGCCATGATAATAGCCCAGCTATAGTCCAGGCCAGAAATGGAGAATCTTTGAGCCATCCAGGTGTTGTGATCTACACTTCCTACAATCACTAACCATTGGTTGCCTTGGGCTTCAGGAAGTTAAAGCATGAAACAATTGGAAAGCCAGTGATGTAGTTTTCCTACATCAAGCCTATTTCCTATCAGATAAATCTTATTTGCTCTGCTTAATTTTTCCAATTATCCTTCATTTTTATATATGATCCCATTGCTGATATTCCATGTCCTGCCCTAATTCACTGAGTTTTTATTAAGGTCTATGtcgttctttaaaaaaaaaaatctgttgtgttcctttaaaaaaaagagagagaaattctatAATTTATGCTAGGGATGAGTGAAAGGTACATTGATATCTACTGATACTTCTGTGATATAAATAGATCAGTATGGATTTCTGACTCTCAGTCCTTCAGCAATGGCCATTACAAATGACCTCCCCTCCATCAGAACCATTTTCAGCTATCATTTTAATGGATGTCTTTAGGGTCATAAGTGCTACCTGCATTCTGTTCTATGCCATTGTTGACTCAACTGTTTAGGCTCAAGTCCTCAAACCCTTCCCTCAGATGTATTTTCATTAAAATCTCTCAGAAGTTAGGCTACACTTGGGTTTGAGTTTAGAGGATGACAACCTTTAGTGCCACaggtgatggtattaacctaCAAGGCCTTAAAGGGTTTGGAACGATTATCTGGCGAagtgcctccttccagttaggtctgcccatctAATAAGATCATCACAAGCAGGGCGCCTGAGAGTTTTGATCCCGAGAGAGCCCCGGAAAACAAccaccagaaattgggccttctccgCAGTTGCCCCACAATTCTGGAATACCCTCCCACTTGAAGTTTGCTTTCGCTCCCTCACTAGGcacctttaaaaagttattaaagaCCTCAATGTTCAGACATGCTTTCCCAGAGAAAATAATTACCGATGCAACAATATATCCAATAATGCactaatttatatgccaccataTTTTATGCTGTCAGTTATATTAATTGTatatattgtgtgtttttttcactttatccttcactttatttatattttaatttgctctttaacttttttgtattattttgttattttatggttttgttactgttgttaaccacccagagtggccctagCTGCcaattgggtggtatataaatcaaataaatacagtaaataaaaacatCCACAGACCAAATACCCTGTTGAGATCACGTGGGCTTCCTCAATACAAATCTGGTGTTAGTAGGAAGAAACTACACACCTTGACATCACAACTATAGTTTAACATTGCTCTAAGTAATTCAGAAGTCATTTCCAAACACATCTTGAACTCAGTGAGTTTATTAGTTGGATTCCGTTTTTACGGACCAAGAGTCCATTTAAGATTGCTGAAGCAGTTTGTTATTGCTTTTTGAACAGACACGAGGAGAGCATTTCACTAGCATTTCAACTGCTCTTTTCCATTTACTCTTACGGACTTCAGTTGACCATCCTCCTCGATTTCAACTCTTTCTTGCCCATTCACAACAATTTTTCGTGTGGTGATTCTTCGTCCATTGATCACTTCGGTAGAAGTCGAAATAGACCTGATGTTATGTGATTCACTGCTGTCGTCTCCAAAAGACCCGCCTGAGAACACTCTGTGGACACCAGACCCAAGTGCATTGAATCCAAAATTGGCAAAGGCACCAAGTCCTGAAAAGAGACTTGTGGGTTCccttctgctttcccctccactgttGTCATCTTCCAATTGGTTGTCCCAAAAGTCAGTATCAAAGATGCCCATTCCTTCAAAAAACTCCCTGAAGATCTCCTCAGGACTGCGGAATACAAAGTCGAAATCAAATGGGTGGTGAAAGTGTCCCTCAGATGGTCCTCTCCCTCTGTACCTTGGCTCTTTGACAGGCCTGTCATAGAGAGAACGTTTCTGAGGGTCTGACAGAACTTCATAGGCCTCAGAAACTGTCTTGAATTTCTTCTCAGCTTCTTCCTTGTTATAAGGGTTCTTGTCAGGATGCCATTTTAATGCCAACTTGCGGTAGGCCTTCTTGATATCTTCTTGTGAGGCATTTTGATGCAGCCCTAGGACTTGGTAATAATTAACCATCCCAAAGGAACAGGTAGCTGGATTTGGAGACTATTTATTGGGTTTTCCCTGGGGACGCAAGGTCCTTTGCAGTTTGGATCCAGTGGATCCAGTTGTTTCAGTTGTAGCACTTCTTTTCTCACAGTCCAGTTTTGGTgccaaaggaaaagagaaatgctGCTTCCTCATAATGTTTCATTTCAAGACTCATGCTGCTAAGTAGTATTGTGAGGTCAGAAACACCTCAACCAATCAAGGCTCAGTAAAGGTTGCTTTCATCTGAGATACACTCCAGTCCTATTGGTGAGACCGTTGTGCAAATTAGCTCCATTGATAGGTCATATTTCACATCTGTGATGCAACCTGTTACAAATGCCTTTTAGAGGAGGCACTTTCCTGGAAAAttacaccattaaaaacatcTGAGGCTGGGATAAGCAACCCAGTGTGGCTACTTAATTCCCAATTATTACGGGAGCTGTAACTTAAAATATAGGACTGGATAACCTGCCCCTCATCTCAGCCATGCCAGCCCTAATCCAGTGGAAGGAGGTCATTCTTCCTGTTCCAGTTAATGAAGAGGCAAAAATTTTGTTCCCAAAACTGAGTTGTAGAAGACAACTACTATTCCATTAgcgctctttttaaaaaaatgtgtgtgtaagtcgcactggccatgtgaccacggaagattgtctttggaccaaacgctggctctatggattggaaacggggaagagcaccaccccctagagtcggacacaactggacagaaattgtca is a window encoding:
- the LOC140704114 gene encoding dnaJ homolog subfamily B member 8, with the protein product MVNYYQVLGLHQNASQEDIKKAYRKLALKWHPDKNPYNKEEAEKKFKTVSEAYEVLSDPQKRSLYDRPVKEPRYRGRGPSEGHFHHPFDFDFVFRSPEEIFREFFEGMGIFDTDFWDNQLEDDNSGGESRREPTSLFSGLGAFANFGFNALGSGVHRVFSGGSFGDDSSESHNIRSISTSTEVINGRRITTRKIVVNGQERVEIEEDGQLKSVRVNGKEQLKC